A window from Nomascus leucogenys isolate Asia chromosome 24, Asia_NLE_v1, whole genome shotgun sequence encodes these proteins:
- the LOC115833026 gene encoding LOW QUALITY PROTEIN: PRAME family member 8-like (The sequence of the model RefSeq protein was modified relative to this genomic sequence to represent the inferred CDS: inserted 2 bases in 1 codon) — protein sequence MSISAPPRLLELARQSLLRDQALAISAMERLPRELFPTLFVEAFSRRCCETLKMMVQAWPFTRLPLGSLMKSPHLETLKAVLEGVDVLLAQGVRPRWSKLQVLDLRNVDENFCSILSGATASFPEALSQKHTAESCPGTGGQQPLMVFVDLCLKNRTPDECLTHLLEWGKQRKGLLHVCCKELQVFGMPIHRIIEVLNMVELDCIQEVEVCCPWELSILVKFAPYLGQMRNLRKLVLFNIRASACITPENKGQFIARFTSQFLKLDYFQNLSMHSVSFLEGHLDQLLRCLQAPLEMVVMTDCLLSESDLKHLSWCPSIRQLKELDLRGITLTHFSPEPLAVLLEQVEATCRPXGLRGCGIVDSQLGAILPALSRCSQLSTFSFCGNLISMATLENLLRHTVGLSKLSLELYPAPLESYDAQGALRWGRFAQLGAELMKTLRDLRQPKIIVFSTVPCPRCGIRASYDVEPSHCLC from the exons ATGAGCATCAGCGCCCCACCCAGACTCCTGGAGCTGGCAAGGCAGAGCCTGCTGAGGGACCAGGCCTTGGCCATCTCTGCCATGGAGAGGCTGCCCAGGGAGCTCTTCCCCACACTGTTCGTGGAGGCCTTCAGCAGGAGATGCTGTGAAACCCTGAAAATGATGGTGCAGGCCTGGCCTTTCACCCGCCTCCCTCTCGGGTCCCTGATGAAGTCGCCTCATCTGGAGACCTTAAAAGCTGTGCTGGAGGGAGTTGATGTGCTGCTGGCCCAGGGGGTTCGCCCCAG GTGGTCAAAACTTCAAGTGCTGGACTTGAGGAATGTGGATGAGAACTTCTGCAGCATATTGTCTGGAGCCACTGCATCCTTCCCGGAGGCTCTGAGTCAGAAGCACACAGCAGAGAGCTGTCCAGGGACAGGCGGGCAGCAGCCCTTGATGGTGTTCGTAGACCTTTGCCTCAAGAACAGGACACCGGATGAATGCCTCACTCACCTGTTAGAGTGGGGCAAGCAGAGAAAAGGCTTGCTGCATGTGTGTTGCAAGGAGCTGCAGGTTTTTGGAATGCCCATCCACAGGATCATAGAGGTCCTGAACATGGTGGAGCTAGACTgtatccaggaggtggaagtgtGCTGCCCCTGGGAGCTGTCCATTCTTGTGAAGTTTGCCCCTTACCTGGGCCAGATGAGGAATCTCCGCAAACTTGTTCTCTTCAACATCCGTGCATCTGCTTGCATCACCCCAGAAAACAAGGGGCAGTTCATTGCCCGATTCACCTCTCAGTTCCTCAAGCTGGACTATTTCCAGAATCTGTCTATGCACTCTGTCTCTTTCCTCGAAGGCCACCTGGACCAGCTGCTCAG GTGTCTCCAGGCCCCCTTGGAGATGGTCGTAATGACCGACTGCCTGCTGTCAGAGTCAGACTTGAAGCATCTCTCTTGGTGTCCGAGCATCCGTCAGCTAAAAGAGCTGGACCTGAGGGGCATCACACTGACCCATTTCAGCCCTGAGCCCCTCGCAGTTCTGCTGGAGCAAGTTGAGGCCACCTGCAGACC TGGACTTAGAGGATGTGGGATCGTGGATTCCCAACTCGGCGCCATCCTGCCTGCCCTGAGCCGCTGCTCCCAGCTCAGCACCTTCAGCTTCTGTGGGAACCTCATCTCCATGGCCACCCTGGAGAACCTGCTGCGCCACACCGTCGGGCTGAGCAAGCTAAGCCTGGAGCTGTATCCTGCCCCTCTGGAGAGTTATGACGCCCAGGGTGCTCTCCGCTGGGGCAGATTTGCTCAACTTGGGGCTGAGCTGATGAAGACACTGAGGGACTTAAGGCAGCCCAAGATCATTGTGTTCAGCACCGTCCCCTGCCCTCGCTGTGGCATCAGGGCCTCCTATGATGTGGAGCCCAGTCACTGCCTCTGTTGA
- the LOC115833027 gene encoding PRAME family member 1-like, producing MKGGTVHQTCAFHSRNSVLTSLVITNDPVSNSLSVKHCLEPQERKLTCLQNPLENLELTCGYLLEEDVKCLSQYPTLGYLNHLNLSYVLLLRISLEPLGALLEKVSATLETLVLEGCQIHYSQLRAILPGLSRCSQLTTFYFGRNCMSMDPLKDLLRHTSALSKLSLETYPAPEESLNSLVHVDREIFTPLRAELMCTLREVRQPKRIFIGPAPCPSCDSSPPEELELHLCC from the exons ATGAAAGGAGGGACAGTTCATCAAACCTGTGCATTTCACAGTAGAAACTCTGTCCTCACCAGCTTAGTGATCACAAATGATCCTGTCTCTAATTCCCTGTCTGTGAAACATTGTTTGGAACCCCAGGAAAGGAAACTGAC GTGCCTCCAGAACCCCTTGGAGAACTTGGAATTAACTTGTGGCTACCTATTGGAAGAGGACGTGAAGTGTCTCTCTCAGTACCCAACCCTCGGCTACCTAAATCATCTGAATCTCAGCTATGTGCTGCTGCTCCGCATCAGTCTTGAACCCCTCGGAGCTCTGCTGGAGAAAGTTTCTGCCACTCTCGAGACCCTCGTGTTGGAGGGCTGTCAGATCCACTACTCCCAACTCCGTGCCATCCTGCCTGGCCTGAGCCGCTGCTCCCAGCTCACCACCTTCTACTTTGGCAGAAATTGCATGTCTATGGACCCCCTGAAGGACCTGCTGCGCCACACCAGTGCGCTGAGCAAGTTAAGCCTGGAGACATATCCTGCCCCTGAGGAGAGTTTGAATTCCTTGGTTCATGTCGATAGGGAGATCTTCACCCCACTTCGGGCTGAGCTGATGTGTACACTGAGGGAAGTCAGGCAGCCCAAGAGGATCTTCATTGGCCCCGCCCCCTGCCCTTCCTGTGACTCATCACCACCTGAGGAACTGGAGCTCCATCTTTGCTGCTAG